Part of the Nicotiana sylvestris chromosome 5, ASM39365v2, whole genome shotgun sequence genome is shown below.
TTAAAGCTCGCTCGACCTCCGCGGTTCAGTCAACTGCAGTTGAGACCCTTCCTTGGGCTCGCTCATACCCACATACAACTTCAATCTCTGACCATTAACTCTAAATGTACGAGAGTCATCCTCAGTGGCGACGTCAACCGCTCCTGACTGGAAAACTTCAATtactcgaaatggtccagaccatcgtgacttcaGCTTGCCTGGGAACAACCTCAGTCTTCAGTTGTATAGCAGTACCATGTCCCCAGGTTTGAAATttcgctcaacaatgttctgaTCGTGTAGcctcttcattctctctttgtacaGCCTTGTGCTCTTAAAAGCAAGATACCTGAACtcctcgagctcatgcaattctgtgactcTTGACGTGCCCGCAGCTTCCATGTCTAAGTTTAGTTGTTTGAGTGCCCACCACACTTTATGCTCGAGTTCTACAGGTAAGTGACAGGCCTTCCCAAACactaacttgtatggtgacataccaattagTGTCTTGAAAGCTGTTCtgtaggcccagagtgcatcatctagcttccttgcccaatcagttcttgtggcattcACAGTTTTTGTTAAcacactcttgatttccctgttggatacctcaacctgcccactagtttgcgggtggtatggagtagccaccttgtggcgcacatcgtATTTTATAAGCAACTTCTCAAAGTCTCTattgcagaagtgagtgcctccgtcgCTAATAATCGCACGTGGTGTCCCAAAgtgggtgaatatgttcttctttagaaaccCCACCACCACTTTTGCATCATTGGTGGGCAACGCTACATCTTCCACCCACTTGGACACATAGTCTATAACAACAAGGATGTACTTATTGCCATgggagctgacgaagggacccatgaaatcaatccccTAGACGTCGAACACTTCTATctcctgaattgggttcatgggcatctcgtgGCACCGGGAAATGTTCCCGATGCGTTGACATTCACTACAACCCTTCACCCATGAGTGAGCATCTTTAAACACAGTCGGCCAGAAAAATCCGGCTTCTAGCACCTTTGCTGCTGTCCTGatccctccaaagtgtccaccataaaCCAATGCATGACAAGCCtacaaaatagaagattgttctatctcggagaCGCATCTCCGGATCATGTTATCCAGGCATATTCTAAAGAGATAGGGCTCGTCCCAATAGTATAAGCGGCTTTCACGAAAAAATCGCTTCCTCTGGACCGATGAAAGGTCGTGAGGAACTATACCACTGGTCAGGTAATTGGCCAAGTCcgcataccatggcgcttcctgATGAGTTATGGCGAGCAGTTGCTTGTCTGGAAAAGTTTCCAGAATTTCCTCAACTTCAATTgcattttcagctccctcaagtcgtgataagTGATCATCGACTTGATTCTCAGTGCCCTTGCGGTCACGTAtttcaagatcgaactcttgcagtagcaacacccaacgaatcaggcgtggcttagagtctttcttttctattaagtatCTGAGAGCGGCATGGTCAGTGTAGACGATTACCTTTGATCCTATCAGGTAGGATCGTAACTTGTCGAATGCGAACACCACAGCTAGCATCTCCTTTTTAGTCACCGTATAGTTcaactgggctccactcagcgttctgCTGGCATAGTAGATAGGGTGCATCAATTTGTCCTTCCGCTGGCCCAGCACTGCCCCACTACgtagtcactagcatcacacattagttcgaatggttgctcccagttgggggcaacaatgatgggtgttgtgaccaGCCTCTGCTTCAACTCCTCAAACGCTatcctgcaatcatcagaaaacacaaaCGGGTGATCTTTCTCTAATAGCTTACAGAGAGGTTTGGTGATtttggagaagtcttttatgaaccgcTGGTAGAAACCGGCATGTCCAAGAAAACTTCTGATTACTTTGACCGAAGTTGGTGGAGGCAGCTTTGTTATTACATCAACCTTTGCTCGATCTACTTCTATTCCCttgcttgacacccggtgccctaagactatgccttcttgtaccatgaaatggcacttctcccagttcagcACCAGATTAGTCTCGATGCACCGTTTCAGCACACGCGTCAGATTCACTAGGCATTCATCAAATGAACctcccaccactgagaagtcatccatgaatacctccattatatcctcaaccatgtcagtgaatatggccatcatgcaccgttggaatgtggcgggtgcattgcataggccaaagggcatcctcctaaaggcataaatgccataagggcatgtgaaggaggtcttctaCCGGTCCTCAGGTGCAATGgaaatctgattgtaccctgagtacccatccaaaaaataaaagtgtgacctccctgccaatctatctagcatctgatcgatgaagggaagtgggaagtggtctttcctggtggctagattcaactttcaataatccatgcaaattctccagcctgtgacggtTCTCGTTGAGattagttcattgttgtcattctttacaaccgtcatgccacccttcttaggcacacattgaactgggctaacccagctgctgtcagagattgggaaaataattcccgcatctaaccactttatcacttccttcttcaccacttccttcatatttgggttcagcctcctctgatgttccctagaaggtttgtgcccctcttccagcagaatcttATGCATGCAGTAAGCGGGGCTGATCCCCTTGATGTCtaccatggtccacccaatggtaGTTTTGCACTCCTTCAATACCTGTAGAAGCTGTTggacctgcacatctaacaaaccagatgagataataacaggtagagTAAAGTCAGGtcccagaaattcatacctgaggtggccTGGAAATGGATTTAGTTCCAGCTTCGgtggttcttcaatggatggcttagctggaggagtcTCCCTCTTTTCTAAGTGTAGGGGCTCAAACTCTAGATTTCTTTCCCAGAACCCTCTATCTTCTAATGCCAACACTCATTCTGCCAAGTCCTCACCGTTCACTTCCTCCAAATTCGTCAAACATGCAGCGAGGAGATCCTCAATCGTCAACACTTCATCATCAGACTgtacgattacatccacgacatcaataagagagcaatttgCGAACTCACTTGggcgcctcatagatttctgcacattgaatataATCTCTTCGTCATTGAGCCTCATCTTAAGCTCCCCGGTCTCACAATCAATAAGAGCTCTCCCTGTGGCCAAGAAAGGTCTTCCTAAGATGataggaatttcttcatccaccttgcaaTCCAATATTACAtaatctgcagggaacacgaaTTTCCCCACCTGAATAAGTACATCATCCAGGATCCCAAATGGACGCTTTATAGTCCTGTCAGCCAACTGTAGtaacatagaggtgggtctagctctcccTATGCCCAACTTCTTGTAAATGACCAAGGGCATAAGATTAATACTGGCCCCTAAATCTCAAAGTGCTTTCGCAAAAGCAAAGTttccaatagtgcatggaatagtAAAACTCCCTGGATCGGAGAGCTTTTTAGCAACAGGTCTAGTTACAACTGCACTGCACGTCTGAGTAAGTGtcactgtggccaagtcttggaagtcaaattttcgggacattaaatctttcatcatttttgcgtatccaggcatctcctttaaagcttcaatcaatggaatattaaCCTGAATTTGCTTGAGCATCTCAAAGAACTTTTTGTACTGCTCCTCCTTTTGATGCTTGGCCAACCTCTGTGGAAATGGAGCAGGAGGTCTTTTCTTCCCAATCTCTTGGGACTTTTATTTCTCAGCTACTATCTCTACTACCGGCTCTTCAACTGCTTCAGCTACTTTTTTGATCTCCTGCTGAGTATTCTTTTCTTCTTGAGCAATCTGGATTGTCACATCAGTCAGCCTTGTGGATTCATCCAGCTCAATGGGTACCTGAATGAGTGTCTCAGCCTGTATATTgtcacgagctctctcttgctcttCGTCGAGATCCCTGCCGTTACGgagactcactgccatcagctgcttcgggccCTGATCTTTAGGATTGATTTGGGTATCTGCAGGTAGCGTCCCTtgaggacgattgttcagagacattgaaatttggcccacttgcacttcaatatttttgatagctgcatcatgtgcatctactctctcGTTTATCTTCGCAGTgaacccaataacctgctgcatcattgcttccagtctagcaaacccatcatCATGTcttccaccatgctgctgctgaGGAGGGTGGTACCCCTGCTGTTGATTGTTGTACCCCTGTGGTCTAGGATACGGTGCAATGTTGTTggggggtctcatacctcccatgtttccgGCGTTATATTGTGGCTGAGGTGGTCTGTACTGCTGCTGAGTCTGCTGACCCCAGTTCTGATGTCCCTGTCTCTGACCCCTATAGTTAGCAACATAGTTCATATTTTTAGGGTGCTGATGATGATAATCAAGCTCTGTATTCCAAGgattaccaattggctgactaatgcaagatgtgcacagGCCCCCATTGGTAGTGTCTActatgtgtacctgctgcttctaccctgattcctccacctttttggtgaggatGCTCATTTGTGTCAGGAGAGTtgccatattttcagccatagtGTTTGAAGGATCAAGAGGCACTGAGTGCACCACTGGAGTGATGGGTGCATTCCTGgatgtccatcccgaattctgtgCCATTTTATCTAGTAAACTCTGACCTTCACTCCATGTCTTGCTCAGGAATGCCCCACCAACTGAGGCATCTACAATATTCTTCAACCCATCTGACAATCCCATATAAAATCGTTGTCCCAACATCTGTTCTGGAATACCATGATGTGGACACATAACCAACATTCCTTTGAACCTAtcccatgtttcatgcagtgtctccatcgGTTTCTGCTTGAAGCTCAcg
Proteins encoded:
- the LOC138869299 gene encoding uncharacterized protein, producing MNYVANYRGQRQGHQNWGQQTQQQYRPPQPQYNAGNMGGMRPPNNIAPYPRPQGYNNQQQGYHPPQQQHGGRHDDGFARLEAMMQQVIGFTAKINERVDAHDAAIKNIEVQVGQISMSLNNRPQGTLPADTQINPKDQGPKQLMAVSLRNGRDLDEEQERARDNIQAETLIQVPIELDESTRLTDVTIQIAQEEKNTQQEIKKVAEAVEEPRLAKHQKEEQYKKFFEMLKQIQVNIPLIEALKEMPGYAKMMKDLMSRKFDFQDLATVTLTQTCSAVVTRPVAKKLSDPGSFTIPCTIGNFAFAKAL